A window of Pangasianodon hypophthalmus isolate fPanHyp1 chromosome 29, fPanHyp1.pri, whole genome shotgun sequence genomic DNA:
ACAATGTCTTTATATTCACCCAGGTAAGACAATGAAGcaaagttgtttttatttcattctttgtCAGGGTTGAATGGGGTGATAAATATCACTACAGTAGGGATGTGATTAACAGCTACTCCACTCTCAGACATGGATTAGTGCTATGGGTACGCAAGCAACAGACTGTTATAACACCACTCAAAACTCTTTAAACCTCCACTCTGACATGCACCATGCAATTACATGGCCCAAAGCAATTTAGCAGACTACTACTGAGAGGATAGACTGTCTACTCAGCATTCAGCATGTACTGGCTGTACAGGTTCACAGACATCGTTGTTATTATTTCTAGGTTCTCACATTCTACATTATATTGTAACATTTGAGACAATCTGGTCTGTCCTAAAATTCAAACTGAGGCATGAAAGAGTTAATCCTGAAATCCATGAGCAAGTGTTGTCAGCTCCTGGGACTCCCTGTCATTTCCAGATCATCCTTGCTTATAGATTAAGTCTGTTCTGTTTGAGACATAACAAAGTTACTGTCCCGCAGGCAAGACAGCCGAGCTTGATCACTGTATGTGAGTAAGCAGAAGTAAGTCACTGGCTTTGGGAACATCCACTTCTAGATAAAGGGTTTGTTTTTGACAACTACAAGGAATATATGAGAAAAACGACGTAGGGGAAATGTATCACACAAGAGGTTACAAATAAGAATTTGTTGCAAGGATATAAATCTAACAAAATATCGACTAGATGGCTTTTTGTCTAGAGTTAAGCTCATTGCACATGGGATAAATATACTTGGGGACAAGACagatatattattgtatttaaaaataattaatggttcctttcaatgtttttttttttttataagtaatTACAActtatagttttatttgtaatattacacatacacaccaaccTTTGGGCATGTGTACTGTAGATTAccaggccaaaagtttgcaacattaacattacaaaaataaatatgaaaattgtATGAAGAGACAACTAACAGAAATGTGTTCATTAAATGTCTgcattaatactgtatatttattttgttttctctaGATATATCATTGCTACTGTTATACCGAGGGCTTGTTTCTTTTTACGTGACCCCATTTTGTGAGTCCAGGTTGCGCTGAatgatgatgtaagcagaatGTAATCATTTACTTGAAACACACGTCACAGATCTTCACTGTATAATCTAACACGGAGAACAACATTATTGCACACAGAATCTTGGGATCATCTTGTACAGTCTGACAAGTAATGATGTTAAAAGACTAATAAAATCACACAGTCTAAAAGCAGCTTTATTCAGTTAATCACGCGTGAGAACGCCTGGAGTTGCAACAAACGAGGCTAAAAAGAGAAGTTTGAGGTCGTCCGTTACTGGGTAAAAGAGTACATTCATACAGATATTCTCCCTGCTGACACAATTTAACAAAGCGGTGTTCATTTAAATCCCACGAAGGTGTGTTTAATTagtttgtaaataattaaaaacttgCCTGTAAAGGCTTTTCTCATATTTCCAAATAGAATATTTTGAGCAAACAGTCCTCCAACATTGCCAATGTCACTTAAAAGGGTTATGGAGCTCTTAATTCCTCAAAAGGTTcctaaacaaaaatataattacatttttgaaaCCCTAATCATTGCTTTCATACTTTAATCATTCTTCCAAAATTTCACCCAGTAGTGTAAATGTAAGAAGTGTCTGTAAGAAGAGTGTACAGAACTGCCATTAGACTCATGTcacttcattaaataaatattttattatcagtgaaaataaatacattttcttaaGATAGAATCAAcgacattttaaaaagcatttcaggGAGTGAGGTTATGGAGAGAAACCAATTAAAACAAAGCCAAATAAATCAAGCCAGGGGTCCATGTACAATGTCACTCATATAACATATACTCATAGGTCTGGAGTAAGCCTGCAGTCTAGACAGATATAAGGGAAGGTGAAGTCACCTGAATGATTAAGGAACACAAAGTGATTGTGGCTGAACACTtggatgtacagtatgtagcGCAGACCTACAAAACTTCCCTTAACAAAATAAATTTGGCCAAGTCcctttttaatacaaatattgcTCACCAATGGCGCAGCTTCACTAGTGTGCTACAGTATAGGAATTCAACAGCGGCCATAATGGACATTAAACATAAGTGAGTCCTTAATTCATCAATTTTATCAGTTTTGACCTTGAATAATGTTCAGTAATGTATGAAAAACAGGATATGGTCCAATACATATTTTGGCCTTGTGTATCACTGGGTTCCCAGTTTTGTTATCCCAGGCTAGAATGTGGCTCAGGCATATTCCCATGAGCTGGGTGGGTTAAGAAGGGAGTGGAGCACAGTTTCAGTGGAAAAGAACTACTTTCGACATTAACAAGCTTTGTTATTCCTATACAAAGCTCAGCTGAGATAAGCAAATACCATAACCTCACCACGGGGGAAAAACTGCATTGTTCAATATAAGTTACTAACAAAGCAATAATgtagaaattaattaattatttccaTTTTGTAATTATGAAGCCATTGGAGGGACTGGGTACACTGACCTCAATTAAGATGAagcgtgcgtgtatgtgtgtgtgtgtgtgtgtgtgtgtgtgttaaatcagtGGTGAACCTGCAACGTAAGCTTATATACTGAGAGACATGGTAGAGTGCTACCATGAGGGCATGAAAACCAGTAATGAGGACAACAATGCATGTGGTGAATGTCTCAAACAATAATTCAACATACAGGAAAATTTAAACAGGTGGCAAAAAAACAATGTATTGCCGTAGAATATAATGCTGTCCTTATCTACTTAGCGGCTTGCTACAAGATATCACTGAGCAATATGTGGCTTAAGGGACATTACACAGTGGCACTGTATTGTCAAACTCAAGTTATTCACAGTATAGTGACATTCTAAAGACATCTACTGACCATATATGAGCACTACGTACATTTCGGATAGAGAAGTTGACGTCAAAAGTAAATGACGTTACCTCTCAGACATTGTGGAACTGTTATGCGCAAACGTTTCTAGTTCCACTTTTCCTAGTGAGTGAAGCCCCCATATTTTCCACTTAAGCAAAACTATTGGAATtggtatttttgtgtttttttttatttattttttttgagaaagtaaTGCTGCTTGTTTAAGGCAGTCCTGGAGCTGTGACAAACCAGCAGGGAGCAGGCTCAGCAGTTAGCGACAGAAGCTAATAAGACATTCCAGTGCTTTCCAAGCTGTTTCTCGCTATCTCTATAAGCATAAAGAGACAGCCTACAGTGAACGGTTGACACTTTAGTGCCAGCCAGTTGATTTGGTTTAATTCAGTTGAAGTAGTAGAAACATTATGAGCATTCAAACTATGTCAACTGTGACAAATGTGACGCTTATGCTAACGGCGGTCATCTTGATGAATTCAACAGATCTGAGAGAAAATGAACAGTGTAGCACTGTGCAAAACGACATGTACTCAGCTCCAGCATGTCACCAATCCTAGGCTCTTAAACGTTAGCTTTAGAGCAATGAAGGAATAGTCGGAGTCGGTGTTGAAGTACCAGCCTTCAATACACAAAAATACTCACTCAAACTGTTCTTCTCATAACAAGCCTCTGGGAGCTTGTCTGATATAAAGCAGAATTGTCATATGATCTCAATAAATGTCCAGTTTTTGGTgactattataaatatatttctaaatgcCAATGATGCCCCAGGGAGGCATGGCAGGATATATGCATTGTTCTAATCAGGGCTGATAAAGTGAAGTCATATTCAACCCTGGTCCGACTGAGCTACATCGTCACCCCAGGGGACTGATAGAAAAAGTTGGCTGCTacctcacaaaaacacacttacAAAAGGTCAATCACAGAGTTCAGCCCTTAAACGAGCAGTGATAATTCAGAGAGAACTCCCTTCTTTCTTCTCATTTGCCAACAAATAGGTCAGGCCAGAGTGTActacggtgtgtgtatatatagcatAACTTTACAGACAAAGTCATTTTCGCTTCAGACCAGTAAAACTGGCTTCCCTTGCAAAAAGTCCTCAGAATTATACAAGCAACCTACTCATCACTGACTGGAACAGATATGAAGTGAAACCACTTCTAATTGTCTGCTCAGCAGCTGACAGTGCTAGGCTGCTGCTTGCACACAAAGTCTGAGAAGAAGTCAAACTCGTTCTGACCCAGTGAGAGTTCGGGCAGCTCTTGCACCCTGTCCAAGCCCAGTTCTAGCACAAGAGATGTGAGGACTTCCTCGTCAATCAAGTCCGTATCCATGACGTTGAGGCCCAACGTTGCCCCACCCATTCCCATCTGCATGCCTGCCAGATGGTTTGGAGCCATCCTGTACGGACCACCGGGTCCCATGTGGTGTCCATTGCCAGGGCCGAGAGGATGCCCGTGGTACTGGGTGTTGAGTTTCTGCAGGTGCATGCTGGCCATAAGCTGCTGAGATGTGCTTAGACCTCCTCCACTCATATactgctgctgatgctgctgcGGTGGCTGGCTCTGTGGATGCATGTGATGTTGAGCTTGAGGGTGCTGTGGCCCTGGCTGCTGGTTCGCTCCTCCGTACATCATGTTACCCGTTTGCATCTGGTGGTGATGCCCATTCCCCATCTGTCCGTTCATCATGGGCCCCATGCCGGCCCGCTGCCTCATTGCTGCCTCCAAGGAAGCTTGTGGCCCTCTGTTGTAGTGCATCAGCTGGCCGTTCGGGAGGGTACGCATGCCTGGCTGGCCCATATGCTGAGGGTGATTGCTCATGCCCATGCGGAACCCATGACTCATGGGCATCATCATGTGATCAGCCATGGTTTGGACGTGATGCTGCAGAGACATGACAGGAATGTCAACATATAagtaaggaaaaagaaaaacatgcaaagATTCCTGACACACCAGCTGAGCGACATGTCATGTTTGGAAAAATCTCTAGTCTTTACTTCTTCAGTCTTGCAAAtggcttttcattttttttttttttttttttttttgacacaagGACTACGGATCAGTCTGTGTGAAAAGTATTTGAACTTGTCACTGAAGTGCAAGGGGCAGAACTGGTTCCTGTTCAACACTTGCCTTTACTTATCCCTTTAAAACCCTTGGTAAATGTGCCACTGGCAGAGACAAAGCCTAGGTGTTTCGAGTATGAGCACTGTGCTGAGAAAACAATGCAGTCGGAGCAGACCTGAGCCTCTGGGAGCATCAAAACAAATATCAGCCAGATCCCTAGACAAAGTGCTCAGCAAACAAAGCCTCATACAGACACCGAACAGAGCTACAGAGCCGAGACTAAATAGGGATTGTGATACAAGTACTCGATTAGACAGGCTCGAATAGAGAATTGAACTTCTTTATTCCCTAGGTGACAAGTTcagattaatataaatatttgtaagaTCAACCTTTATTGTTGCCATGATGAAAATATATCATGACAAATGCAGGTATTTGAATGAACTATTGGTAAGTAGGATGATCTACAGcatgctgttgtttttaattgtcCTTCCTGGAAAATGTTACATGAATCAGTATTTATGCAGAAGCAATGATTACACAATCTATGTTCACTGTGTCAGTGATCTTGGTATAATGCACTGAGATAGGAGATTGCCACTATAGCCTACttgatgggggaaaaaaagcagaatttcTCTTTGTCCTTTCCTCAGAGCTATTGAATCATCTGACTTCTGATCTCACCAGGATCATCGCTTCTTGGTTTAAATGTCTGAAGAACCAGTAGTGCACACCAAAAAGCCTACTCTGTCACTGATCTGTTGGAAAAGTGCATCTGCAGTATGggtttttataaaaataaacaaaacagttcaagcaaatatgattgttttttttaaggtgaaTCCGAAATACTGAAGTATTTAACGCACTGGAGGATACACTGATCTTCTGACCATGATGCGATTCGTGACctatggacattttttttttaaacaaaatgcatttctttgcacaacTTTTGATTAGATGGAGCGTCTGCATTAACAGACAGCTGGAATAAATTTGCCTGAATGTGTATcttataatgcattttattctaTAAGACGCATGCATTAGCAGGGTTAaccaagcacgcacacacacacacacacacacacacgtaccagTGTAAtatctctcttccttttctgaAGAGTGTCCTGGCGTTTTCGTGGTATTCCAGGCACGCGCGCTGCTGCTTCTCTCTGCTCCAGTCCCTGATACGGCAGATCGCTTTCTGGGTCAACTCTGCGATTATATCTCCACAGCGGAACAGCGAGAGGGGAGGGGCGGGGTTCGGAGAGGATGATGGGCGGAGCTACACTCCTCCCCCCCCTCTTCTTGTCCTCTTTCCTTTGTTGTGATTGGTCCTTCCGTTTTAATCATCGCGCTGAGAAAATGATTGGCCTCGGAAGGTTTGGCGAGCGGACGTACGTGGGACGTAAGCACGTACGCGCGTTTCCCCGGAAACTCTTCAGCGCGTGAGAGAGCACACGAGCGCTATGTGCTGGTTTTGTTCCTGTtttaagaggaacaaaacacaattAGGAATTTGAACTATTATATTTGTTGGGGGAAAATGCTCCGTTTTATTCACAAAACGTTTTTAAAGggtttaaataactaaataatgtCCAAAGACAAATGTTTTggaccagtggttctcaaaatggggtgtgtgtgtgtgtgtgtttttttatgtagttGCAGAGGTGTAAACCACAACACCTCATTACCAAAGctaattatattcattattaagtTATAGTTAGTAGCTTATGTTATAGTTAGTAACTTATTAGGATATGGTTAGTAGCTTAAGTTATAGTTAGTAGCTCATTTGACTGattggtttaatccaaacctcaataactcaataacAAGAAGGCCTATAAATTATGTCAGCTTGGACCCAATGTGTTCTGTCTTTGGATACATCAGAAATACAAAGCTTTTTAGCTCTAATGAAGAgactaattaattattattgttcacatttaaatcaatgtgaaataatgaaataaatctgtactgaggaagtctgtggaatttattttcaaGATAAAGAGGTGTGAGAAACCCCAGCACTAGGCAAAAGTATCATAGCCTTCATGGTTAAAGTTAGCGTAGCTCTAACTGATCTCAAATAATGTTGTGTTTGATTCCCGTCATTACCTTTTGTCTATGTTCACATTTCAATCAATTATCCTCCTAATGAAATGGATAAGGTTTCAGAGCTGCACCCATCAGGTTCTGGTCAAGCTTCAACCATTTGCCTTGTGTAAGTGGCTTATTTACCATTTGAAAAGGACAAGACTGGAGATTCATATGCTTGTGTGGAGGGAGAAAGCACCCCTGAGATGGAGGCCTGCTGGCACCAAGCATGTGCTAATGACGTTGCGCCAGCCATACTGCTTTCACACAGCACTTAGCCACAGTCCaggcaatacacacacacacacacacacacacacacttagacacaTGGGACAATTCTCCTGGCTGTGCCAAATAACTCTGTTTGCTCATACTCCTGAGGAATGTAAAgaaccatctctctctctctcactctctctctcacacacacacacacacactcactgtcgtGAACTGCTCATTGTGCTGCTCTTTTCTAGGGCAGAATGGAAAGCATGCTTTCTGCTATCAGTATGCAATACAGAAGTCCATATTTCAGCTCCTACAGAATGAAAATATATggcacaaacacatttttttctgtggttCACCCTGTTACTCATTTTCATGACAAATAATGACAAGCAGTACAAAAGCCTTCTTGAGccatattaatattttagatCAGTTTAACtagatgtaaaaaatatataattgaaatatttgaatattagaTTGCAGTAGTCGACCATGCAAACCATTAATTGAGGAACTCAACAGACAGCTTTCACAGCTTTTATTCAGAGAACTTTTTGCTGGTGTAGTCAAGAAGTGGTTTATAAAAGCTTGTTTTATTTAGTCAGCAAAACAGATGACACGCTGAAAGACACAGCCAAGCAACAGGAAGAatgataccaaaaaaaaaaaaataacagacagTAACCACGCAAATAGGTTACACATCAACAACTGACTTATAACCTAAAAATTAGGCAATGACAGTCAACATTGACAAAGTCTTGCAAAAGCTGttgaaatacagtatatctggCACTGATGGAGTCTCAAGCCAtaaactttgctttaaaattatttttctaaaagtaTTGCTCAAAGCCAGACTGTGCAGAAATGGTCCTATGTGATGACTTTCATTAAGATATCGTGCAGACTCTAAACAATAGGCTAAAGCAGTTACACACCTAATTCCAGATCAGGAAACTTAGCAATGCCTAGACTGATTAAATTTGCAGAATCAGTACACgtaatctctgctacttcctagTAAACATTGCgtttaaacaaaacattgcGTATTCTGTATGTCACAGTTTGGGAGGATAAAAGATGATACCAGAGAAAACCAAGAAAAACTACCTGTTGACCTtttataagcttttttttttttttgtagtattcttttttcctcaaagAATCTAGCTAGTAAAATGACTctaataatatgaaatatactTACCAGCCACTTTAAAAGACACATCtgtactcattcatgcaattatccaatcagcatCGCATGGCCTTTTTTCAATGTTCAActgttcattttcagtaaacctgtgcccactatagcctcagattcctgtttctGGTCGACAGGAGTGAAACTTGATGTGGCTTTCTGCTATTCCACCTAAGGGCGTaatgtattgtgcattctgcgatgcttttctgctcaccacgggtGTACTGAGTAGTTATTTGTGTCACCACAGcattcctgtcagcttgaaccagtctggccaatctcctctgacctctctcacaaacaaggcatttccatctaCAAAACTGACACTCGCTGGAtgggatttgttttttttttgcaccattgtgTGTGaacccaggagatcagcagtttctgaaatatttaaactagcctgtctggcaccaaaaaCATCCcgtggtcaaagtcactgagtgAGATCAcatccctattctgatgttttaaCCAGAATTAACtgttaatattaactgaagctcttgacctgtatgtgcatgattttattcattgcacTGCTACATGACATTCATGTTTTGTGCTTTTATGTTTAATGATACTATTCTGATTCCATAATAGAGCCTCACTCACCAATATATTTTGATTTGGTGGAGTAATTCACATATAAAGAGTATTAGTATGTGTTATAAGTGTGTTGTTTTACCACTGCTTTCTAATATTGAGATTAAAGTAGCGTAGTGCACCTCTGTCCGTCTTCCCTTTTGTTATAACTTTGCACACTATGTTCAAGTACTCAAATGTAAAGGCAATTTCCCCCCAAATCTCTATGGCACCGTTACTGTGTAGTAAAGTGTGAATGAAGCCCTTTGGGGACCAGGATTAATATAATAACAGGAGATAAAATTAGCCTCCCTTTATTTACCTGCATCCACATCCCTCTATAGGTCAGAGGAATGTTGATAGGCCCATTTAGAACATTGTGAAAATAGCATTGCGAAACTCATCTAACGAAGAATGAACCGATTTAAATACAGTATTGCGGTTTACAGAAACATCAGCCCCACCCTTTGTAGGCACTTCCACATACACCTACATTTACAGACACACTAGCAATCTCCTTAGAACAAAATCTCCTGTACCTCCCTTGTTTAATTAGGACTTCATACTCTCTTGCGTTccttctctatctctttctgtcctcCCACCCCCACACTGCACAACCTTCACACTATCTTCGTTGTATTCATTTCCAGTCAGCGCTTTATGCATTGTCACAACATGGTTAATATAGTTTTGCCAACACAATTACAGGCCAGGACAAATGAAGAGCCAAGCAGAAAATAATTACAGCCAGCTAAAGCCAATCCAAGGCTGGTGCCCATCTTCGCCTTCTTCACGGCAGCTGTACATGGAACAGACTCTAAAATTTAATTGGGGTACGTTATATTTTTCAACTAAAAAAACCAGAACTGTGgccatgtggcagcagcgcaaatGATTCTCAGCACGTATCAGAGGGCAGTGTTCAAAACGTGATACGTGATAGATGTAAGGTACAATTCCTGTTTCAGACATTTTATAAAGGAAGATCATGCAAATATTTTTACAGctgtttgcttgtgtgtttaaACTTGTGTTTGGCATGCACACTCTGGAACCTCCTCCAGACCCACCCAACGTGGCCTTGGATGACATAGAGCACAGGAAAATCTACCTACTGTTTCTCACATATAGATTTGAAACGTGTGTACTGACATATAAAGAACATATTATAAAAACCCTTATACACAGTAAATGAGTTTCAGACACCCTAATATTCTGCTAAAACAGTGACATTTGggttatttataaaacataatggAGCCTTCAACTTAAAAACCAAGTTGAGTAATTGGCTGCATGTTTGCCATTGTTTTTTCAATCCAAGGTTACCATTACTTATATGAACATGTGAACCAACTCGTCCATCATTAAGCATTTGGCGAGTGCACCCGAGGCAATATAggaacatacacaaacacattcatagCACTTTTACAAGTTTGACAGGCTGCCTAAGGCTGGAAAAGCCTGTTTAAAAGCTGACAGAAactaaaggtggaaaaagtggaaagttgtttatttttttggtgttcCTTGCTAAATGAATGATAAATCCTTCATGAATCTGCTGTAAATTTATCCTGAACAGATGTTTCATTTAGCTGCTCCAAACCATCATACGTTTCTGGCAGTAGTGAGGAAACAGTGAATTAGAATGTTTGTTGTCTCTGGCCTGAACCACATAGAAACATACAACTATGCTGTATCTCATTGACATGTCTGCATTGCCAGCTATGTACAAAGagctctctctttcccccctcCCTTTCTTTTGTTTCTCCTCATGTTTATCAGCATTACGGAGGAGTCACCACCTGTTATTGCAGATAACCagcatgtgctgtgtgtgtatatggagaTGCaggtgtgtacatgtgtgtaagagagagaaaagagactgAAAGGGGAAACACAAACATCAAAGActagtcagagagagagagagagagagagagagagagagagagagaaacaaacgAGGGGGTGCATAGATTCCTGCATCTCATGTTGTTAAAGCCGTGTTTTGCTTCACTGCTTCCATTTGGCGGTCATTAACCCTCCTCCATAAGGCCAGCCTGAGAACTGGATCCAgccagagctctgacctcacaCTTAACAGTAACAATTTtacaccaccatgccaccacTCTGATCTTATTACGATACTCCTACTGAAGAGCCAAAGTTCATTCACACATGTGTTTGTTACAACAATATTACAATACGTAAAGTCCAAAGGATTATTATACAGTGAAGCAATTTTGCTTCACACTTTCACTTCAAACTCAAGCTCAGGGCATGGAAGAGCACATCAAAGAACAGATGTTGCGGTCCTGAGTATGTATCTGTTGCTTATGATcatatgtgtacatgtgtgcttGCAAAACCTCAAACCACACCACCCAAACTCACAATCTAACCATATTATTCTGACCTCAAGTAGCATGCTGTACTTATATAAAACTTAACATCAGACTTTTCTCTTGTTTCCAAGCAGCTTCACCCAAGGCTTACACTGCGGGATCCCATTAGCTATTCATAGCGCTCGAGGAATGTGTTTTCCCCACCCCATCGTTTGTTtgcactctctctttttctctctgtagacTGTCCTTCAGAAGAGCGTTCAAGAGAGCTGGTGTAGGTGGGGGTGGTTTCAAACTCCTTTTTGCAAGATGATAAAGACCTCTCAGTATGCGGTATACTGATCCTAGATCTCTGAGACTTGATTTGTTTACATTGTCTAAGTATCGTGTTACATACAACTTATATCACTTTTGTGGATTTTGATAAAAGGCTACTTGATTGGAAAGGCTACCAATACTCGCCCTCCTATCTCACAATTCAGTTCAAATACATCTCTGATAGTTTATTTGGTGTTATTGGTTTAACTGTTGTCCCTGAACATACTTAACAAGAGATGGAAAAGTGgtacaacatcaacaacaacaacaaatgacAACAGTAGACAGAATTGCCACCTagcagctccagggtccctggttcgatcctgagctcgggttactctcTGTGAAGATTAGCATGTTCTCCCAATTTCCattgggtttcctcagggttcctttcacctcccaaaaaaaaaaaaacccattccTGTAGATGgattggttatgctaaattgcccctaggtgtgaacgtgtgtgtgcatggtgtcccatccaggctgtAGTTCCACTTTGCACCCAGTGTCCTTGGAATAGGAATC
This region includes:
- the cited4a gene encoding cbp/p300-interacting transactivator 4a, coding for MADHMMMPMSHGFRMGMSNHPQHMGQPGMRTLPNGQLMHYNRGPQASLEAAMRQRAGMGPMMNGQMGNGHHHQMQTGNMMYGGANQQPGPQHPQAQHHMHPQSQPPQQHQQQYMSGGGLSTSQQLMASMHLQKLNTQYHGHPLGPGNGHHMGPGGPYRMAPNHLAGMQMGMGGATLGLNVMDTDLIDEEVLTSLVLELGLDRVQELPELSLGQNEFDFFSDFVCKQQPSTVSC